In Silene latifolia isolate original U9 population chromosome 3, ASM4854445v1, whole genome shotgun sequence, a single window of DNA contains:
- the LOC141648657 gene encoding uncharacterized protein LOC141648657: MSNPDSTKSWEDFGDNPIDYNPLFETTIDFETRDEAFNWAQKIAFENGFALVKANNGAKNRKKNGLLASYFRCKRHGKPKETDDLEKPRRSQKCSCKFRIRAVQNFVSKNDKETVVWNILTSEGGGLHNHNVAVYKDGDRWHVNKAVNAKALTTFKTESMRKFVISNDEDGWFRVINSVTEESFQRAWQCFQRKWPQMVDYVRTTWGQHAGKFVLCYTNEVLHFGNTATSRVESAHSLLKAWLKSKHLTLDSMWSRIHGMLESQHSKIKKELEDEMSKPRRTSRTFSLLQGNVSTKAIELMEKELTRGLGLGIGLNDRCRHVMRTTHGLPCACNLVSLHGKGRRVHLEDIHVFWKTLVYDIPQQMPKNDGDLWEELVDDMRHSDPVKLRAAIDLLRDFQHPEDQEILPPPINEHPKGRPRGSTTRNKSGFEHAERKFGTPSTHCTTNAEVQQRIGDFESGTPGAPLGRNFTIGFISTWVKRWGIPEVLWGHFDGWVDVGDDGHCGFRVISHAQRGRETDYIVMREWCSREMRTDSIYAELYGGFQSPLSVVPSATVWHMLEEPPIGSLCIILQGNREDVLTPAVTNEVVSDEALTEKMWEFRRLKSDIFTYFERILTVIDYPRLSDLCLW, encoded by the exons atgtCTAATCCCGATTCAACG AAATCGTGGGAGGATTTTGGCGATAATCCAAttgattacaacccgttgttcgaGACTACTATAGATTTCGAAACGCGTGACGAAGCTTTCAATTGGGCTCAGAAAATCGCATTCGAGAATGGGtttgctttggttaaagcaaataaCGGAGCTAAAAATAGGAAAAAGAACGGGTTGTTGGCAAGTTATTTTCGATGTAAAAGACATGGTAAACCAAAAGAAACGGACGATCTTGAAAAGCCAAGGAGGTCGCAGAAGTGTTCATGCAAGTTTCGTATTCGTGCCGTTCAAAATTTCGTGTCTAAAAATGATAAAGAGACGGTGGTGTGGAACATTCTAACCTCCGAGGGTGGTGGACTACACAACCACAACGTAGCCGTTTATAAGGACGGGGATCG ATGGCATGTGAACAAAGCCGTCAATGCAAAAGCCTTGACAACATTCAAAACTGAAAGTATGAGGAAATTTGTCATCTCAAATGATGAAGATGGTTGGTTTAGGGTGATCAATTCAGTTACCGAGGAATCGTTTCAGCGTGCGTGGCAGTGTTTCCAACGTAAGTGGCCACAAATGGTGGATTATGTACGGACAACTTGGGGTCAACACGCAGGGAAGTTCGTTTTATGCTATACAAACGAGGTCTTACATTTTGGTAACACGGCAACTTCCCGTGTTGAGTCAGCACATTCTCTATTGAAGGCTTGGTTGAAGTCAAAGCATCTCACACTTGACTCCATGTGGTCCCGTATCCACGGCATGCTTGAAAGTCAACACTCGAAGATTAAGAAAGAACTCGAAGATGAAATGAGTAAACCAAGGAGAACATCTCGTACTTTCTCCTTATTGCAAGGAAACGTGTCTACTAAGGCCATAGAGTTAATGGAGAAAGAACTTACTAGAGGCCTTGGTTTGGGTATCGGATTGAATGATCGATGCCGACACGTGATGCGAACGACTCATGGATTACCTTGTGCATGCAATTTGGTATCTTTGCACGGAAAAGGTAGGAGGGTCCATCTCGAGGATATTCATGTCTTTTGGAAGACATTGGTGTATGATATTCCTCAACAAATGCCGAAAAATGACGGTGATTTATGGGAGGAATTAGTGGATGATATGAGGCACAGTGACCCGGTTAAACTAAGGGCGGCCATAGACTTGTTGCGTGATTTCCAGCACCCGGAGGACCAAGAGATTTTGCCACCCCCTATTAATGAGCACCCGAAAGGTCGTCCAAGAGGTTCAACCACTAGaaacaagtcgggttttgagcatGCAGAAAGGAAGTTCGGGACACCAAGTACTCACTGTACAACAAATGCAGAGGTTCAACAAAGAATTGGTGATTTCGAATCAGGAACTCCCGGTGCTCCTTTGGGAAGGAACTTTACCATTGGCTTTATATCAACATGGGTCAAACGGTGGGGTATACCTGAGGTTTTGTGGGGCCACTTCGATGGTTGGGTGGATGTTGGAGATGACGGTCATTGTGGATTCCGGGTAATATCGCACGCCCAGCGAGGCCGAGAGACAGATTATATAGTTATGCGGGAATGGTGTTCGAGGGAGATGAGGACCGACTCTATCTACGCAGAGTTATATGGAGGTTTTCAATCACCACTCAGCG TGGTTCCCAGTGCCACTGTATGGCACATGCTTGAAGAGCCTCCAATTGGTAGCCTTTGTATAATTTTACAAGGAAACCGAGAAGATGTGCTAACTCCAGCAGTTACAAATGAGGTTGTCTCTGATGAAGCATTAAccgagaagatgtgggagtttcgtAGGTTAAAAAGTGACATCTTTACATATTTTGAGCGCATTCTCACCGTGATCGATTACCCAAGACTATCAGACTTATGTCTTTGGTAG